A genomic stretch from Saccharomyces paradoxus chromosome XVI, complete sequence includes:
- the HTS1 gene encoding histidine--tRNA ligase (Cytoplasmic and mitochondrial histidine tRNA synthetase~similar to YPR033C): MLSRTINRVVTSIKPLSIFRMSSSAAAPAPAVKTPKAPKAPKKGKLQVSLKTPKGTKDWADSDMIIREAIFSTLSGLFKKHGGVTIDTPVFELREILAGKYGEDSKLIYNLEDQGGELCSLRYDLTVPFARYVAMNNLQSIKRYHIAKVYRRDQPAMTKGRMREFYQCDFDVAGVFESMVPDSECLSILVEGLTSLGIKDFKIKLNHRKILDGIFQISGVKDEDVRKISSAVDKLDKSPWEAVKREMTEEKGQSEETADKIGEYVKLNGSLKEIHTILSEDAKITSNEMAKQGLDEIATLMKYAEAFNIDSFISFDLSLARGLDYYTGLIFEVVTSASAPPKNASELKKKAKSVEDASEFVGVGSIAAGGRYDNLVNMFSEASGKKSTQIPCVGISFGVERIFSLIKQRISSSTVIKPTATQVFVMAFGGGKDWTGYLPERMKVTKQLWDAGIEAEYVYKSKANPRKQFDAAEKAGCHIAVILGKEEYLEGKLRVKRLGQEFADDDGELVSAADIVPIVQKKLSQIHEDGLNEVTRLIKGL; this comes from the coding sequence ATGCTTAGTAGAACAATAAATAGAGTAGTCACATCTATAAAGCCGCTTTCAATATTCAGAATGTCATCCTCTGCCGCTGCTCCTGCTCCTGCTGTTAAGACTCCAAAGGCTCCAAAGGCTCCGAAGAAAGGCAAATTGCAAGTATCTTTGAAAACGCCTAAGGGTACTAAGGACTGGGCTGACAGTGATATGATTATCAGAGAAGCCATTTTCAGCACTTTATCTGGTCTATTCAAGAAGCATGGTGGTGTCACCATTGACACACCCGTCTTCGAGTTGAGAGAAATTTTGGCAGGTAAGTATGGTGAAGACTCCAAATTAATCTACAACTTGGAGGATCAGGGTGGTGAACTATGTTCTTTACGTTATGATTTGACTGTTCCCTTTGCTAGGTACGTTGCAATGAACAACCTTCAAAGTATCAAGAGGTATCATATTGCAAAGGTCTACAGAAGAGATCAACCAGCTATGACCAAAGGTCGTATGAGGGAGTTTTACCAGTGTGATTTTGATGTTGCAGGTGTCTTCGAATCGATGGTTCCTGATTCTGAATGTTTATCCATTTTAGTGGAAGGTTTGACCAGTTTGGGaatcaaagatttcaaaatcaaactaAATCACAGGAAGATTCTTGATGGTATCTTCCAAATATCTGGCGTTAAAGATGAGGATGTGAGGAAAATCTCCTCTGCTGTCGATAAATTGGACAAATCCCCATGGGAGGCAGTCAAAAGGGAAATGactgaagaaaagggtCAATCTGAAGAAACAGCCGACAAAATCGGTGAATATGTTAAATTAAACGGTTCTTTGAAGGAAATCCATACCATTCTGTCTGAAGATGCCAAAATCACTTCAAATGAAATGGCTAAACAAGGTTTGGATGAGATTGCTACTTTGATGAAGTATGCCGAAGCATTTAACATTGACTCATTCATCTCCTTTGATCTTTCTCTTGCAAGAGGTTTGGATTACTATACAGGTTTAATCTTTGAAGTTGTTACTTCAGCATCTGCTCCACCAAAGAATGCTTcagaattgaagaagaaggcgaAATCTGTTGAAGACGCCTCAGAGTTTGTTGGTGTCGGCTCAATTGCAGCCGGTGGCCGTTATGATAATTTGGTCAACATGTTTTCTGAAGCCTCCGGCAAAAAATCTACTCAAATCCCATGTGTtggtatttcttttggtgttgaaagaatattttctttgatcaAACAAAGAATTAGTTCCTCTACAGTTATAAAGCCAACTGCTACGCAGGTGTTTGTTATGGCTTTTGGTGGTGGTAAAGACTGGACTGGTTATTTACCTGAAAGAATGAAGGTCACCAAGCAATTATGGGATGCTGGTATTGAAGCTGAATATGTTTATAAATCCAAGGCTAACCCTAGGAAGCAATTTGACGCTGCTGAAAAAGCGGGTTGTCACATTGCCGTGATTCTCGGTAAGGAGGAGTACTTGGAGGGTAAATTACGTGTCAAAAGATTGGGCCAAGAATTTGccgatgatgatggtgaaTTGGTTAGTGCTGCTGACATTGTCCCTATTGTCCAAAAGAAGTTGTCACAAATTCATGAAGATGGTCTTAATGAAGTCACTCGTTTGATTAAAGGACTATAA
- the SRO7 gene encoding Rab GTPase-binding protein SRO7 (Effector of Rab GTPase Sec4p~similar to YPR032W), with product MFGSKRLKNVKDAFKSLKGQNSEAPIENSKPSPKSKNSKTSSKSRDARSSSSLKIPISSNNKNRIFSLAEENKYGMSSKPIAAAFDFTQNLLAIATVTGEIHIYGQQQVEVVIRLEDRSAIKEMRFVKGIYLMVINAKDTLYVLSLYSQKVLTTVFIPGKITSIDTDASLDWMLIGLQSGSMIVYDIDRDQLSAFKLDNLQKSSFFPAARLSPIVSIQWNPRDIGTVLISYEYVTLTYSLVENEIKQSFIYELPPFAPGGDFSKKTNEKRTPKVIQSLYHPNSLHILTVHEDNSLVFWDANSGHMIMARTVFETEINVPQPDYVRDSSTSAATISKVYWMCENNPEYSSLLISHKPISKGDNQSLTMIDLGYTPRYSITSYDGMKNYYANPKQMKIFPLPTNAPIVNTLPIPRQSPYFAGCHNPGLILLILDNGEIETMLYPSGIFTDKASLFPQNLSWLRPIATTSMAASVPNKLWLGALSAAQNKDYLLKGGVRTKRQKRPAEYGTAFITGHSNGSVRICDASHGDIQDNASFEMNLSRTLNKANGLAVDKISFASETLELTVSIETGDVVLFKYEVNQFYSAEKRPESGDLEMNFRRFSLNNTNDVLVDVRDRAPTGVRQGFMPSTAVHSNKGKTSAITNSNIGFVGIAYAAGSVMLIDRRGPAIIYMENIREISGAQSACVTCIEFIIMEYGDDGYSSILMVCGTDMGEVITYKILPASGGKFDVQFMDITNVTSKGPVHKIDAFSKETKSSCLATITKMQNLSKGLCIPGILLITGFNDIRLIALGKSKGTHKSFKYPLATTGLSYIPTIEKNDDRKILTVLITLEIDGHVKIFSIPDFKEQMSEHIPFPIAAKYITESSVLRNGDIAIRVSEFQASLFSTVKEQDTQAPVSDVLYINGIRIPYRPQVNSLQWARGTVYCTPAQLNELLGGANRPDSKYKESIIAEGTFSERPSENNQANNPEHQYTKPTRKGRNSSYGVLRNVSRAVETRWDAVEDRFNDYATAMGETMNEAVEQTGKDVMKGALGF from the coding sequence ATGTTTGGTAGTAAACGTCTGAAAAATGTCAAGGATGCATTTAAATCTTTAAAAGGCCAAAATTCCGAGGCACCCATTGAGAATTCAAAACCGTCTCccaaatccaaaaattcgAAGACATCTTCCAAATCCAGAGATGCaagatcttcttcttctttgaagatCCCTATAAGTtcaaataacaaaaatagaattttttcactagcagaagaaaacaaatacgGTATGAGCAGTAAACCGATCGCAGCCGCTTTCGATTTCACCCAGAATTTGTTGGCAATTGCTACAGTCACAGGGGAAATCCATATTTATGGCCAGCAACAAGTAGAAGTTGTTATAAGACTGGAAGATAGATCTGctataaaagaaatgagaTTTGTGAAAGGTATCTATTTGATGGTCATTAATGCAAAAGATACTTTATACGTTTTATCGTTATATTCTCAAAAAGTACTTACAACAGTATTTATTCCCGGGAAAATAACATCAATCGACACAGATGCGTCCTTAGACTGGATGTTAATCGGTCTCCAAAGCGGTTCAATGATAGTTTACGACATAGATAGGGATCAACTCTCCGCTTTCAAATTAGACAACTTACAAAAAAGCTCATTTTTTCCAGCTGCAAGACTATCACCCATAGTATCCATTCAGTGGAACCCTAGAGATATTGGAACTGTTCTAATATCATACGAGTACGTAACTCTAACATACTCTTTAGTTGAGAACGAAATCAAACAATCCTTTATATACGAATTGCCACCTTTTGCTCCAGGAGGtgacttttcaaaaaaaaccaatgaaaaaagaacgCCCAAGGTTATTCAGTCCTTATATCACCCCAATTCACTACATATTCTCACTGTCCATGAAGACAATTCCTTGGTTTTCTGGGACGCTAATTCAGGCCATATGATAATGGCAAGGACAGTGTTTGAGACAGAAATCAATGTTCCACAACCTGATTACGTACGCGATTCTAGTACAAGTGCTGCTACAATTTCAAAAGTGTACTGGATGTGTGAAAACAATCCAGAATATTCCTCGCTATTAATCTCTCATAAACCAATCAGTAAAGGAGATAATCAAAGTCTAACCATGATCGACCTCGGCTACACACCGAGATATTCAATAACTTCTTATGATGGCATGAAGAACTACTACGCAAATCCGAAACAAATGAAGATATTTCCCTTACCAACTAATGCGCCAATAGTAAATACACTACCAATTCCAAGACAATCCCCGTATTTTGCGGGATGTCATAATCCGGGGTTGATTTTGTTAATCCTTGATAATGGTGAAATAGAAACAATGCTATATCCTTCCGGAATATTTACAGATAAAGCATCTTTATTCCCTCAAAATCTTTCATGGCTGAGGCCAATAGCTACGACTTCGATGGCCGCTTCTGTACCTAACAAATTATGGCTAGGAGCGCTTTCGGCAGCTCAAAACAAGGATTATTTATTGAAGGGAGGCGTTAGAACAAAGAGGCAAAAACGTCCGGCTGAATACGGCACAGCCTTCATTACCGGCCATTCTAATGGGTCAGTTAGGATATGCGATGCTTCCCATGGGGATATACAAGACAATGCTAGCTTTGAGATGAATCTATCAAGAACTTTGAATAAGGCCAATGGGCTGGCAGTCGATAAGATATCTTTTGCCTCAGAAACTCTCGAGTTGACGGTCTCAATTGAAACAGGAGACGTTGTTTTATTCAAATATGAGGTAAACCAGTTTTATAGTGCAGAGAAGAGACCAGAAAGCGGTGACCTGGAGATGAATTTCAGGcggttttctttgaataataCGAATGATGTTCTTGTCGATGTGAGAGACAGGGCACCTACTGGTGTAAGACAGGGATTTATGCCATCGACTGCTGTACATTCCAATAAAGGGAAAACCTCCGCGATAACCAATAGTAATATCGGATTTGTTGGCATTGCATATGCTGCCGGAAGCGTTATGTTGATCGATAGAAGAGGTCCAGCAATCATTTACATGGAAAACATTAGAGAAATTTCGGGAGCTCAAAGCGCATGTGTCACCTGTATCGAATTCATAATCATGGAGTATGGGGACGATGGTTACTCTAGCATATTAATGGTCTGTGGTACTGACATGGGCGAAGTAATCACGTACAAAATTCTTCCTGCATCAGGAGGAAAGTTCGATGTGCAGTTTATGGATATTACTAATGTTACCAGTAAGGGACCGGTACATAAGATTGATGCATTTTcaaaggaaacaaaatcTAGCTGCTTAGCTACTATTACAAAAATGCAGAATTTAAGTAAAGGCCTTTGTATTCCTGGTATACTATTAATAACTGGATTCAATGATATCAGGTTAATAGCATTAGGAAAATCTAAAGGTACGCATAAGAGTTTCAAATATCCGCTTGCCACCACAGGCTTATCTTACATTCCAActatagaaaaaaatgatgataGAAAGATCTTAACCGTATTGATTACATTAGAAATCGATGGCCATGTCAAAATCTTTTCTATTCCAGATTTCAAAGAACAAATGTCGGAGCATATTCCATTTCCAATAGCCGCAAAATATATTACAGAATCATCTGTTCTAAGAAATGGTGATATAGCGATTAGAGTGAGTGAATTTCAAGCGtcattattttcaactGTCAAGGAACAGGATACGCAAGCACCAGTTTCTGACGTGCTGTATATTAATGGAATCAGGATCCCCTATAGGCCACAGGTAAATTCATTACAATGGGCAAGAGGCACAGTGTATTGTACTCCCGCTCAATTAAATGAATTACTGGGTGGCGCGAATAGACCTGACTCTAAATATAAAGAGAGTATCATTGCTGAGGGAACTTTTTCGGAACGTCCTTCAGAAAATAACCAGGCGAACAATCCAGAACACCAGTATACCAAGCCCACTCGAAAGGGCAGAAATAGTAGTTATGGGGTACTGAGAAATGTTTCTCGTGCTGTGGAGACCAGATGGGACGCCGTTGAAGATAGATTCAACGACTATGCTACTGCCATGGGAGAAACAATGAACGAGGCTGTTGAGCAGACTGGGAAAGATGTAATGAAAGGTGCCCTGGGTTTTTAA
- the ARP7 gene encoding Arp7p (Component of both the SWI/SNF and RSC chromatin remodeling complexes~similar to YPR034W), producing MTLNRKCVVIHNGSHRTVAGFSNVELPQCIIPSSYVKRTDEGGKAEFIFGTYSMIDAATEKRNGDEVYTLVDSQGLPYNWEALELQWRYLYDTQLKVSPEELPLVITMPATNGKPDMGILERYYELAFDKLNVPVFQIVIEPLAIALSMGKSSAFVIDMGASGCNVTPIIDGIVVKNAVVRSKFGGDFLDFQVHERLAPLIKEESDMENMADEQKRSTDVWYEASTWIQQFKSTMLQVSEKDLIELERYYKEQADIYAKQQEQLKQMDQQLQYTALTGSPNNPLVQKKNFLFKPLNKTLTLDLKDCYQFAEYLFKPQLISDKFSPEDGLGPLMAKSVKKAGASINSMKANTSTNPNGLGTSHINTNAGDNNNTASSSNISPEQVYSLLLTNVIITGSTSLIEGMEQRIIKELSIRFPQYKLTTFANQVMMDRKIQGWLGAVTMANLPSWNLGKWYSKEDYEMLKRDGKQSQPTNATN from the coding sequence ATGACACTGAATAGGAAGTGCGTTGTGATACATAACGGGTCACACAGAACGGTGGCCGGATTTAGTAACGTCGAATTGCCACAATGCATTATACCTTCTAGTTATGTTAAAAGAACGGATGAGGGGGGGAAAGCTGAGTTTATATTCGGGACCTACAGCATGATAGACGCTGCGACAGAAAAACGCAATGGTGATGAGGTGTATACATTAGTGGATAGTCAAGGGTTGCCGTACAATTGGGAAGCATTGGAGTTGCAGTGGAGGTATCTGTACGATACCCAATTGAAAGTTTCACCCGAGGAATTGCCATTGGTAATTACGATGCCTGCCACTAATGGAAAACCGGACATGGGCATATTGGAGCGCTATTATGAGCTGGCGTTCGACAAATTGAATGTGCCAGTATTCCAAATTGTAATCGAGCCATTGGCGATTGCCTTATCCATGGGCAAGAGCTCTGCATTCGTGATCGATATGGGCGCGTCAGGCTGCAATGTTACTCCCATCATTGACGGTATTGTGGTCAAGAATGCCGTAGTGAGATCTAAATTTGGCGGTGATTTCTTGGATTTCCAAGTACACGAAAGGTTGGCTCCCTTGATTAAGGAGGAGAGCGACATGGAAAACATGGCAGACGAACAGAAAAGGTCCACTGACGTTTGGTACGAAGCAAGCACGTGGATCCAGCAGTTCAAGTCTACCATGTTGCAAGTAAGCGAAAAGGACTTGATTGAGTTGGAAAGATATTACAAAGAGCAAGCAGATATATATGCCAAACAACAGGAACAGTTGAAACAAATGGACCAGCAACTTCAGTACACGGCGTTAACGGGGAGCCCCAACAACCCGCTggttcaaaagaaaaattttctattcAAGCCATTAAACAAGACTTTAACCCTTGACCTCAAGGATTGCTACCAATTTGCAGAGTATCTCTTTAAACCTCAACTGATATCAGACAAATTCTCGCCAGAGGATGGACTGGGACCGCTAATGGCAAAATCAGTCAAGAAGGCCGGCGCTAGTATAAATTCAATGAAGGCGAATACCTCCACCAACCCGAACGGATTGGGCACAAGCCACATAAACACCAATGCTGGCgataataacaatactgccagcagcagcaacatATCACCAGAACAAGTATACTCGCTACTGTTGACGAACGTCATCATCACAGGATCTACCTCTCTGATCGAAGGCATGGAACAACGCataataaaagaattgTCCATCAGGTTTCCGCAATACAAGTTGACAACTTTTGCCAACCAAGTCATGATGGACCGTAAAATCCAAGGATGGCTGGGCGCCGTTACGATGGCCAATCTTCCATCATGGAACTTGGGAAAATGGTACTCTAAGGAAGATTACGAAATGCTAAAAAGAGATGGAAAGCAGTCGCAGCCCACGAACGCAACAAACTAG